A region from the Drosophila bipectinata strain 14024-0381.07 chromosome 3R, DbipHiC1v2, whole genome shotgun sequence genome encodes:
- the svp gene encoding steroid receptor seven-up isoform X2, which translates to MCASPSTAPGFFNPRTQSGAELSPFDLGLSRSMGLGVPPHTAWHEPPNLGSHLHAASAGPGGSLAGTGATVAGGAPSAGVATAGGGTTPSSVASQQSAVIKQDLSSLNQSSGHHNIKEDLSSLPSANGGSAAGHHSGGGNVQGHGSDMLPLIKGHGGQEMLTTIKGQPVGCGSTTPSSQANSSHSQSSNSGSQIDSKQNIECVVCGDKSSGKHYGQFTCEGCKSFFKRSVRRNLTYSCRGSRNCPIDQHHRNQCQYCRLKKCLKMGMRREAVQRGRVPPTQPGLAGMHGQYQIANGDPMGIAGFNGHSYLSSYISLLLRAEPYPTSRYGQCMQPNNIMGIDNICELAARLLFSAVEWAKNIPFFPELQVTDQVALLRLVWSELFVLNASQCSMPLHVAPLLAAAGLHASPMAADRVVAFMDHIRIFQEQVEKLKALHVDSAEYSCLKAIVLFTTGKLLDILYKDVPALLAKVSGLLVKGLAASNDDILNVVREHLDELNRLEMESKAPQQAPIHLATFMKSVAGVEAAVQQAENQQQPASSAAAAPAAPLLPSAGSAFSTCQAKGAGSEMDLLASLYAQAQATPPSSGGDASGHNNSSGLGASLPTQSQSGSSSLNLTASPLSTSLAPPASTAAPAVTTTTASSTVSSSSALGGGAYQTLFHYQTPPRAPFGSAFDMFHHSTPFGVGVGQGSFGSPSYRYSPYSLAGSRWQL; encoded by the exons ATGTGCGCCTCCCCGTCCACGGCTCCCGGATTCTTCAATCCCCGCACCCAGTCCGGCGCGGAGCTCTCGCCCTTCGACCTGGGCCTCTCCCGCTCGATGGGTCTGGGCGTCCCGCCGCACACAGCCTGGCACGAGCCGCCCAACCTAGGCAGCCACCTGCACGCGGCCTCCGCCGGTCCCGGCGGTTCGCTGGCCGGCACAGGAGCCACCGTAGCTGGTGGAGCGCCCAGTGCCGGTGTAGCCACCGCCGGCGGTGGCACCACGCCCAGCAGCGTGGCCAGCCAACAGTCGGCCGTGATCAAGCAGGACCTCTCGAGCCTCAACCAGAGCTCCGGCCACCACAACATCAAGGAGGATCTCTCCAGCCTGCCGAGCGCCAACGGTGGATCCGCTGCGGGTCACCACTCGGGTGGTGGCAATGTCCAAGGACACGGCTCCGATATGCTGCCCCTAATCAAGGGCCATGGCGGCCAGGAAATGCTCACCACCATCAAGGGCCAGCCGGTGGGCTGCGGCAGCACCACGCCCAGCTCCCAGGCGAACAGCTCCCACTCCCAGAGCAGCAACAGCGGATCCCAGATCGACAGCAAGCAGAACATCGAGTGCGTGGTGTGCGGCGACAAGAGCTCCGGCAAGCACTACGGCCAGTTTACCTGCGAAG GCTGCAAATCGTTCTTCAAGCGCTCCGTGCGACGCAATCTCACTTATTCGTGCCGCGGCAGCCGAAACTGCCCCATTGACCAGCACCATCGGAATCAATGTCAATATTGCCGCTTGAAGAAGTGCCTCAAAATGGGCATGCGACGCGAAG CTGTACAACGTGGCCGCGTTCCGCCCACCCAGCCCGGACTGGCCGGCATGCACGGACAGTACCAGATCGCCAACGGAGACCCCATGGGAATCGCTGGCTTCAATGGGCACTCGTACCTCAGTTCCTACATCTCGCTGCTTCTGCGGGCGGAGCCGTATCCCACCTCCCGATATGGCCAGTGCATGCAGCCAAACAACATCATGGGCATCGACAATATCTGCGAACTGGCCGCCCGACTCCTCTTCTCGGCTGTGGAGTGGGCCAAGAACATACCCTTCTTCCCGGAACTGCAGGTGACCGACCAGGTGGCGCTCCTCCGACTGGTCTGGTCGGAACTGTTCGTCCTCAACGCCAGCCAGTGCTCCATGCCGCTGCATGTGGCGCCTCTGCTGGCCGCCGCCGGACTGCACGCCTCCCCAATGGCCGCCGACCGAGTGGTCGCCTTCATGGACCACATCCGCATCTTCCAGGAGCAGGTCGAGAAGCTGAAGGCGCTGCACGTGGACTCGGCGGAGTACTCCTGCCTCAAGGCCATCGTGCTGTTTACCACCGGTAAGTTGCTGGACATCCTTTACAAGGATGTGCCGGCGCTGCTCGCCAAGGTTTCAGGGCTGCTGGTTAAGGGACTTGCGGCGTCGAACGATGATATTTTGAATGTGGTGCGCGAACACCTGGACGAGTTGAACCGCCTGGAGATGGAGTCCAAGGCGCCCCAACAGGCTCCCATACACCTGGCTACTTTCATGAAGAGCGTGGCCGGCGTCGAGGCTGCAGTGCAGCAGGCCGAgaatcagcagcagc CTGCCTcctctgctgctgccgctccTGCTGCTCCCCTGCTGCCCTCTGCCGGCAGTGCCTTCAGCACCTGCCAGGCCAAGGGTGCCGGCTCCGAAATGGATCTTCTGGCCAGCCTGTACGCCCAGGCCCAAGCCACACCCCCCAGTTCGGGAGGTGACGCCTCCGGGCACAATAATAGCAGCGGTCTGGGCGCCTCGCTTCCTACTCAATCGCAAAGCGGTTCGTCCTCCCTCAACCTAACCGCCTCGCCTCTGAGTACTTCGCTGGCCCCTCCCGCCTCGACGGCAGCCCCTGCGGTGACCACCACCACTGCGTCCTCCACTGTATCCTCGTCCTCGGCGCTGGGCGGTGGAGCCTATCAGACGCTGTTCCACTACCAAACGCCTCCGCGTGCCCCTTTCGGATCGGCCTTCGATATGTTCCACCACAGTACGCCCTTCGGGGTGGGCGTGGGCCAGGGGTCCTTCGGGAGCCCCAGCTACAGGTACTCGCCCTATAGCCTCGCCGGCAGTAGATGGCAGTTGTAG
- the svp gene encoding steroid receptor seven-up, isoforms B/C isoform X1: MCASPSTAPGFFNPRTQSGAELSPFDLGLSRSMGLGVPPHTAWHEPPNLGSHLHAASAGPGGSLAGTGATVAGGAPSAGVATAGGGTTPSSVASQQSAVIKQDLSSLNQSSGHHNIKEDLSSLPSANGGSAAGHHSGGGNVQGHGSDMLPLIKGHGGQEMLTTIKGQPVGCGSTTPSSQANSSHSQSSNSGSQIDSKQNIECVVCGDKSSGKHYGQFTCEGCKSFFKRSVRRNLTYSCRGSRNCPIDQHHRNQCQYCRLKKCLKMGMRREAVQRGRVPPTQPGLAGMHGQYQIANGDPMGIAGFNGHSYLSSYISLLLRAEPYPTSRYGQCMQPNNIMGIDNICELAARLLFSAVEWAKNIPFFPELQVTDQVALLRLVWSELFVLNASQCSMPLHVAPLLAAAGLHASPMAADRVVAFMDHIRIFQEQVEKLKALHVDSAEYSCLKAIVLFTTDACGLSDVTHIESLQEKSQCALEEYCRTQYPNQPTRFGKLLLRLPSLRTVSSQVIEQLFFVRLVGKTPIETLIRDMLLSGNSFSWPYLPSM, translated from the exons ATGTGCGCCTCCCCGTCCACGGCTCCCGGATTCTTCAATCCCCGCACCCAGTCCGGCGCGGAGCTCTCGCCCTTCGACCTGGGCCTCTCCCGCTCGATGGGTCTGGGCGTCCCGCCGCACACAGCCTGGCACGAGCCGCCCAACCTAGGCAGCCACCTGCACGCGGCCTCCGCCGGTCCCGGCGGTTCGCTGGCCGGCACAGGAGCCACCGTAGCTGGTGGAGCGCCCAGTGCCGGTGTAGCCACCGCCGGCGGTGGCACCACGCCCAGCAGCGTGGCCAGCCAACAGTCGGCCGTGATCAAGCAGGACCTCTCGAGCCTCAACCAGAGCTCCGGCCACCACAACATCAAGGAGGATCTCTCCAGCCTGCCGAGCGCCAACGGTGGATCCGCTGCGGGTCACCACTCGGGTGGTGGCAATGTCCAAGGACACGGCTCCGATATGCTGCCCCTAATCAAGGGCCATGGCGGCCAGGAAATGCTCACCACCATCAAGGGCCAGCCGGTGGGCTGCGGCAGCACCACGCCCAGCTCCCAGGCGAACAGCTCCCACTCCCAGAGCAGCAACAGCGGATCCCAGATCGACAGCAAGCAGAACATCGAGTGCGTGGTGTGCGGCGACAAGAGCTCCGGCAAGCACTACGGCCAGTTTACCTGCGAAG GCTGCAAATCGTTCTTCAAGCGCTCCGTGCGACGCAATCTCACTTATTCGTGCCGCGGCAGCCGAAACTGCCCCATTGACCAGCACCATCGGAATCAATGTCAATATTGCCGCTTGAAGAAGTGCCTCAAAATGGGCATGCGACGCGAAG CTGTACAACGTGGCCGCGTTCCGCCCACCCAGCCCGGACTGGCCGGCATGCACGGACAGTACCAGATCGCCAACGGAGACCCCATGGGAATCGCTGGCTTCAATGGGCACTCGTACCTCAGTTCCTACATCTCGCTGCTTCTGCGGGCGGAGCCGTATCCCACCTCCCGATATGGCCAGTGCATGCAGCCAAACAACATCATGGGCATCGACAATATCTGCGAACTGGCCGCCCGACTCCTCTTCTCGGCTGTGGAGTGGGCCAAGAACATACCCTTCTTCCCGGAACTGCAGGTGACCGACCAGGTGGCGCTCCTCCGACTGGTCTGGTCGGAACTGTTCGTCCTCAACGCCAGCCAGTGCTCCATGCCGCTGCATGTGGCGCCTCTGCTGGCCGCCGCCGGACTGCACGCCTCCCCAATGGCCGCCGACCGAGTGGTCGCCTTCATGGACCACATCCGCATCTTCCAGGAGCAGGTCGAGAAGCTGAAGGCGCTGCACGTGGACTCGGCGGAGTACTCCTGCCTCAAGGCCATCGTGCTGTTTACCACCG ATGCCTGCGGCCTGTCTGATGTGACGCACATTGAATCCCTGCAAGAGAAGTCGCAGTGCGCCCTGGAGGAGTACTGCCGGACCCAGTATCCCAATCAGCCCACCAGATTCGGCAAGCTGCTCCTTAGATTGCCATCGCTGCGAACTGTTTCCTCACAA GTCATCGAGCAACTGTTTTTTGTGCGTCTAGTCGGAAAAACACCCATCGAAACGCTGATACGCGACATGCTGCTCAGCGGCAACAGTTTCTCCTGGCCCTATCTGCCTTCGATGTGA